In Alkalihalobacillus sp. TS-13, the following are encoded in one genomic region:
- the garD gene encoding galactarate dehydratase — protein sequence MSLDKTQNETPLYIKVNDNDNVATIVNSGGLKKGMTFSCGLQLQEYVPEGHKVALADFDEGEALVRYGEVIGYTAAPIQKGSWVKEALVNLPMPPELDDLPIATRTPEEQPPLEGYTFEGYRNADGSAGIKNILGITTSVQCVVGVLDHAVAKIKKELLPKYPNVHDVVALNHNYGCGVAINAPEAEIPIRTLQSMSTHPNFGGEVMVVGLGCEKLLPERLIPGDDKQLNILSLQDQQGFTKMIDAIMAMADERLQKLNERERVTCPVSDLVIGLQCGGSDAFSGVTANPAVGYAADLLVRAGATVMFSEVTEVRDAVHLLTPRAVNEEVGRALIDEMKWYDEYLQRGMADRSANPSPGNKKGGLVNVVEKSLGSIVKSGSSPISGVLSPGEKATQKGLIFAATPASDFVCGTLQLASGMHLQVFTTGRGTPYGLAMAPVIKVSTRNALKSQWDDLIDVNAGRIATGEATIEEVGWELFHFILDVASGRKQTWAEHWGIQNDLSLFNPAPIT from the coding sequence ATGTCATTGGATAAGACACAAAACGAAACACCTCTCTACATCAAAGTGAACGATAACGATAATGTGGCGACGATTGTCAATTCAGGGGGATTGAAGAAAGGAATGACATTCTCTTGCGGGCTACAACTGCAAGAATATGTGCCAGAAGGACATAAAGTGGCTTTAGCTGATTTCGATGAAGGTGAAGCGCTCGTCCGTTACGGGGAAGTGATCGGCTATACGGCAGCTCCGATCCAAAAAGGCAGCTGGGTGAAAGAAGCGTTGGTGAACCTGCCGATGCCTCCTGAGTTGGATGATCTGCCAATCGCAACACGAACACCTGAGGAACAGCCGCCATTAGAAGGCTATACATTTGAAGGCTATCGTAATGCGGATGGAAGTGCCGGAATCAAAAATATCCTCGGTATCACGACAAGTGTCCAGTGTGTGGTCGGGGTCCTTGATCATGCGGTTGCTAAAATCAAAAAAGAACTGTTGCCGAAATACCCGAACGTCCACGATGTAGTGGCACTCAACCACAACTATGGCTGCGGAGTTGCGATCAATGCACCTGAAGCCGAGATCCCGATCCGTACGCTGCAAAGCATGTCGACCCACCCTAACTTCGGCGGTGAAGTCATGGTCGTCGGGTTGGGCTGTGAAAAACTTTTGCCTGAACGGTTGATCCCGGGTGATGACAAACAGCTCAACATCCTCTCCTTGCAAGATCAACAAGGATTCACCAAAATGATCGACGCGATCATGGCGATGGCAGATGAGCGGTTGCAAAAGCTGAACGAGCGGGAGCGGGTGACCTGTCCAGTTTCAGATTTGGTTATCGGTTTACAGTGCGGTGGGAGTGACGCTTTCTCTGGTGTAACAGCTAATCCTGCTGTCGGTTACGCCGCAGATCTGTTGGTCCGTGCTGGCGCCACAGTCATGTTTTCAGAAGTGACTGAAGTACGGGATGCTGTCCATTTGTTGACCCCCAGAGCAGTAAATGAAGAGGTCGGGCGTGCGTTGATCGATGAGATGAAGTGGTACGATGAGTATTTACAGAGGGGGATGGCAGACCGCAGTGCTAATCCGTCCCCTGGCAATAAAAAGGGTGGTCTTGTCAATGTCGTTGAAAAGTCGCTAGGCTCGATTGTGAAATCGGGAAGCAGTCCGATCTCCGGTGTGTTGTCACCAGGGGAGAAAGCAACCCAAAAAGGGCTGATTTTTGCAGCAACACCTGCCAGCGATTTTGTCTGCGGGACATTGCAGCTCGCTTCCGGCATGCACCTTCAAGTGTTCACTACAGGCCGCGGTACGCCATACGGATTGGCGATGGCTCCTGTCATCAAGGTATCGACACGCAATGCACTGAAAAGTCAGTGGGATGACCTGATCGATGTCAATGCAGGACGAATCGCAACCGGAGAGGCTACGATCGAGGAGGTTGGCTGGGAGCTTTTCCATTTCATACTCGATGTTGCAAGCGGCCGCAAACAGACCTGGGCCGAGCACTGGGGAATCCAGAACGACTTGAGCCTGTTCAACCCAGCACCGATCACTTGA
- a CDS encoding DinB family protein, giving the protein MKEDGIFEQYDFYRESSIQLLDSIASEKQADVIPNGYSNSLRWNLGHILVAQEGVMYYFGMNQPGDISTKIQESFKPGTSPKDWFASPLTLNEIQELLIEQKERIRDTFSGRLGEPAANAFEFRDKKLKMVGDLFIFTLWHEGLHQGVINGMKRALK; this is encoded by the coding sequence ATGAAAGAAGACGGCATTTTTGAACAATATGATTTTTACAGGGAGTCATCCATCCAACTGCTTGATTCTATTGCCTCCGAAAAACAAGCTGATGTGATACCAAATGGATATAGTAATTCCCTGCGCTGGAATTTAGGCCATATCCTCGTTGCACAAGAGGGAGTAATGTATTACTTTGGAATGAATCAACCTGGAGATATTTCCACAAAAATACAGGAGTCATTCAAACCAGGGACAAGTCCAAAGGATTGGTTTGCCTCACCTCTTACTTTGAATGAAATACAAGAATTGTTAATAGAACAAAAGGAACGAATAAGAGATACCTTTTCTGGAAGATTAGGAGAACCGGCAGCCAATGCGTTTGAATTTAGGGATAAAAAATTAAAGATGGTGGGAGATCTGTTCATATTTACCCTCTGGCATGAAGGGTTACATCAAGGTGTCATCAACGGCATGAAACGAGCTTTAAAATAA
- a CDS encoding LysR family transcriptional regulator: MSIQRYEVFNKVVQMRNITKAGHQLGLTQSGVSHALKSFEEELGIPLLIRNRTGLQLTNEGKRVYEYTLRIMQTHNNLLQEVQTLKGLKTGTIKVGSFASVTSQWIPKILTIFSEKYPGITVEIYEDDYKSLEKAVSTGELDICFTTDSDNKSIEFIPLIKDKLHCIVSNKNPLSNQKVMKAKDIEKYPLIKPKKGWDNEVEDFFNQNQIVPTVKYEVSDDQSILSLVQANIGINIRPELVLKNAPSSITLLDFEQEAYRIIGLGMNEQKSPATSIFISTVTDLYQAI, encoded by the coding sequence ATGAGTATTCAAAGGTATGAGGTTTTTAATAAGGTTGTTCAGATGAGAAATATTACCAAAGCTGGTCATCAATTAGGTTTGACTCAGTCAGGGGTCAGTCATGCCCTTAAAAGCTTTGAGGAAGAGTTGGGTATTCCTCTATTAATCAGGAACCGTACCGGACTACAATTAACGAATGAGGGAAAGAGGGTATATGAATATACACTTAGAATCATGCAAACACATAACAATTTATTACAAGAAGTTCAAACATTGAAAGGATTGAAGACAGGGACGATCAAGGTTGGGTCATTTGCAAGTGTTACTTCTCAATGGATTCCCAAAATATTAACTATATTCTCTGAAAAGTATCCTGGGATTACAGTTGAAATATATGAAGATGATTATAAAAGTCTCGAAAAAGCTGTTAGCACTGGAGAATTGGATATTTGTTTCACAACAGACTCTGATAACAAAAGCATCGAGTTCATACCACTTATCAAAGATAAACTTCATTGTATTGTATCAAACAAAAATCCCCTTTCGAACCAAAAGGTAATGAAAGCAAAAGATATAGAAAAGTATCCTTTGATCAAACCTAAAAAGGGTTGGGATAATGAAGTCGAGGATTTTTTTAATCAAAATCAAATCGTTCCCACTGTAAAATACGAAGTTTCAGATGATCAATCCATCCTTTCCCTCGTACAAGCAAATATTGGTATTAACATTAGACCGGAATTAGTTTTGAAAAATGCTCCTTCTTCTATTACCCTTCTTGATTTTGAGCAAGAAGCGTATCGAATTATAGGGTTAGGTATGAACGAACAAAAATCCCCAGCTACTTCTATCTTTATCTCTACGGTTACTGATCTATATCAAGCTATTTAA
- the gudD gene encoding glucarate dehydratase — MESVTKKKHMTPTIVEMSVIPVAGHDSMLLNLSGAHGPYFTRNVVILKDSSGNVGVGEVPGGEGIRKTLEDSKPLLIGSSIGHYNNLLKKVKHSFAARDANGRGKQTFDLRITIHAVTALEAALLDLLGKHLDVPVAALLGEGQQRDKVKMLGYLFYIGDRNKTDLPYISGEGEEDEWLRVRHEEALTPEAIVKLAQAAEKRYGFKDFKLKGGVLGGKEEIEAIRALAESFPEARITLDPNGAWSLQEAIGLCRDMHGTLAYAEDPCGAENGYSAREVMAEFKRATGLPTATNMIATDWRQMGHTVQLNAVDIPLADPHFWTMQGSVRVAQMCNDWGMTWGSHSNNHFDISLAMFTHVAAAAPGEITAIDTHWIWQDGQRLTKEPFDIEEGHVTVPDKPGLGVEVDTGQIEKAHRLYKEMELDARDDSVAMQYLIPGWEFDPKRPSMVR, encoded by the coding sequence ATGGAGTCTGTTACGAAGAAAAAACATATGACCCCGACAATCGTGGAAATGTCCGTCATCCCCGTTGCCGGTCATGACAGCATGCTGTTGAATCTGAGCGGTGCCCACGGTCCGTATTTTACACGGAACGTGGTGATCCTCAAGGATAGCAGCGGGAATGTGGGAGTTGGTGAGGTTCCAGGAGGCGAAGGAATCCGAAAGACATTGGAGGATTCCAAACCGCTGCTGATCGGGAGTTCAATCGGCCATTATAACAATCTATTGAAAAAGGTGAAGCATTCGTTTGCTGCTAGGGATGCCAACGGCCGGGGAAAGCAGACATTTGATCTGCGCATCACGATTCATGCGGTAACAGCCTTAGAGGCAGCCTTACTCGATTTATTAGGGAAACATCTTGATGTCCCGGTTGCCGCATTGCTTGGGGAAGGCCAACAGCGGGATAAAGTAAAGATGCTCGGCTATTTGTTTTACATAGGGGACCGGAACAAGACGGATCTGCCTTACATCAGCGGAGAGGGGGAAGAAGATGAGTGGCTGCGGGTCCGTCATGAAGAAGCGTTGACACCGGAAGCGATCGTCAAGTTGGCCCAAGCGGCAGAAAAACGCTATGGATTCAAGGACTTCAAGCTGAAAGGCGGCGTTCTGGGCGGGAAAGAGGAGATCGAAGCGATCCGAGCCCTGGCGGAAAGCTTTCCTGAAGCCCGTATCACGCTTGATCCGAATGGCGCATGGTCTTTACAGGAGGCGATCGGACTATGCCGGGATATGCATGGCACATTGGCTTATGCAGAGGATCCGTGCGGTGCGGAAAATGGCTATTCCGCACGAGAGGTCATGGCGGAATTCAAACGGGCGACCGGATTGCCGACTGCAACGAATATGATCGCCACTGACTGGCGGCAGATGGGACATACAGTCCAGCTGAATGCTGTCGATATCCCGCTCGCAGATCCTCATTTTTGGACAATGCAAGGCTCTGTGCGGGTTGCCCAGATGTGCAATGACTGGGGGATGACTTGGGGATCCCATTCCAATAACCACTTTGACATCTCATTAGCGATGTTCACCCATGTCGCGGCAGCGGCACCAGGGGAGATCACAGCGATCGACACACACTGGATCTGGCAGGATGGTCAGCGCTTGACGAAGGAGCCTTTTGACATTGAAGAAGGGCATGTGACGGTCCCCGATAAACCTGGTCTGGGCGTAGAGGTGGACACGGGCCAAATCGAAAAAGCCCATCGATTATATAAAGAGATGGAGCTGGATGCCCGTGATGATTCTGTCGCAATGCAGTATCTCATTCCAGGCTGGGAATTCGATCCGAAGCGTCCAAGCATGGTCCGATGA
- a CDS encoding NAD(P)/FAD-dependent oxidoreductase: MLEKVIVIGGSIAGKLAAKALSHIFRQVIILEAGQRWKEKAPRKRVPQSYHPHVLLKGGEEAIEKLFPHFLDQLIEDGSIVNNFTRDLKWHHFGFWKPQFQGELVMVQQSRPMLEWHLQHRIDQVSNIATKYETKVEQLLLDRQRNKISGVRVRCLMTGREEELLADMVVDASGFGSKSVEWLKQYGIEVREEKVWIQLFYATRIFRLKSQDRPDWCNLLISPSFPENPYGAFIQTIEGNRFSVTFSGYANERAPKTNEEFFAYAQKLPVPDVHHFLEQVEPISEIKIHKIPYQVRRRFDLADVPEGFLVVGDAHCRFDPVFGQGISVAAMEAEELQSYFEFFTYPDKGFTKTFHKRISNLIATPWEMAITEAFRHPDINGDRPLIQPFKQWYSKKVYQLSAFDPEVYLRLVRVMNLIRPPLHLFHPKVGFAILTNQKKRLSVKKTLSS; the protein is encoded by the coding sequence ATATTGGAGAAAGTAATAGTTATCGGAGGAAGCATCGCTGGGAAACTAGCTGCTAAAGCTCTTTCGCATATATTTCGACAAGTAATCATCTTGGAAGCCGGTCAAAGATGGAAAGAAAAAGCCCCTAGGAAGAGAGTACCACAAAGCTACCATCCTCATGTTTTATTAAAAGGAGGAGAAGAAGCAATTGAGAAATTGTTTCCACACTTCCTTGATCAATTAATAGAAGACGGGAGTATTGTAAATAACTTTACAAGAGATTTGAAGTGGCATCATTTTGGGTTCTGGAAACCACAGTTTCAAGGAGAATTAGTCATGGTTCAACAAAGCCGCCCTATGTTAGAGTGGCATTTACAACACCGTATTGATCAAGTTTCTAATATTGCAACCAAGTACGAAACAAAGGTCGAGCAACTATTATTAGATCGTCAACGTAACAAAATATCCGGAGTACGGGTACGTTGCCTGATGACAGGAAGAGAAGAAGAACTTCTTGCAGATATGGTTGTTGATGCTAGCGGGTTTGGTTCAAAGAGTGTTGAATGGCTAAAACAATATGGTATAGAGGTTAGGGAAGAAAAGGTGTGGATTCAGCTTTTTTATGCCACCAGAATCTTTCGTTTGAAAAGTCAGGACCGTCCAGACTGGTGTAATCTTCTGATTTCTCCCAGTTTCCCTGAAAACCCTTACGGTGCATTCATTCAAACGATTGAAGGGAATCGTTTCTCTGTTACCTTTAGTGGTTACGCCAATGAACGGGCGCCAAAAACAAACGAGGAATTTTTCGCTTATGCACAAAAGTTACCCGTCCCTGATGTTCATCATTTTCTAGAACAAGTGGAACCAATTTCCGAGATAAAAATACATAAGATTCCTTATCAGGTACGTCGACGTTTTGACCTTGCGGATGTCCCGGAAGGTTTCCTGGTGGTTGGAGACGCTCACTGCCGATTTGATCCGGTATTTGGGCAAGGGATATCTGTCGCTGCTATGGAAGCCGAAGAGTTACAGAGTTATTTTGAATTTTTTACGTATCCTGATAAAGGGTTCACCAAAACATTCCATAAGAGAATTTCTAATTTGATTGCAACTCCATGGGAGATGGCAATTACGGAGGCATTTCGCCATCCCGATATTAATGGTGACAGACCCCTCATACAGCCGTTTAAACAGTGGTATAGTAAAAAAGTATATCAGCTTTCAGCTTTTGATCCGGAAGTTTATCTTAGATTAGTTAGAGTAATGAATTTAATCCGGCCACCCTTGCACCTTTTCCATCCTAAAGTAGGGTTTGCTATATTAACTAATCAGAAGAAAAGATTAAGTGTTAAAAAAACACTTTCATCATAA
- a CDS encoding putative quinol monooxygenase has product MSKFGLFGKFTVKEGLRNTLVDILLEAAESMQNLEECEIYLVNISDDEPNSVFVYEVWSNENAHKASLSLEATQTLIRRAKPIITGMERISTLKPMGGKGILN; this is encoded by the coding sequence ATGAGTAAATTTGGATTATTTGGTAAGTTCACAGTCAAAGAAGGCCTACGTAATACATTAGTAGATATTCTTTTGGAGGCAGCAGAATCGATGCAGAATTTGGAGGAATGTGAGATATATCTAGTAAATATATCTGATGATGAACCGAATTCTGTATTTGTTTATGAAGTATGGAGCAATGAAAATGCACATAAGGCATCTTTATCACTTGAAGCTACTCAAACATTAATTAGACGTGCGAAACCAATCATAACAGGAATGGAGAGAATCAGTACCTTGAAGCCAATGGGAGGAAAGGGTATTTTAAACTGA
- a CDS encoding GerAB/ArcD/ProY family transporter, whose product MEQKNKENYLVSTFFVFFLIHSSQTGIGLLSFQNTIFENAGHDAWISVIITGLSLHIILWMILQMVSNPTKDLLKIHQISFGDKIGNFLSVIVIGYFFLLALTVFRTYIEAIHVWVFPMIKTWELSIGLACLIIYIITGGFRTLTGISFLGVVLPSLLLLTLYFPLQYANFRNLMPVFNHSILEIAQSSKASSLIYIGFETLLIYFPFIKYPSKSAKWAHGALAYTTFLYLLVTLLTFVYFSQGQLKHTLWPTLVMTKIVEMPFIIRFEFIFIFTWVLVILPAVCIPIWCCTRILKKITKIKPRKSLYTIMSLILLSSILIDDHLEVDALGKFASEIGFYFIYSYIPLLFIIFSIRKSKFESSQY is encoded by the coding sequence ATGGAGCAAAAAAATAAAGAAAACTATTTAGTATCTACTTTTTTTGTTTTCTTTTTGATTCACTCATCTCAAACAGGAATTGGTCTTCTGAGCTTTCAGAATACGATTTTTGAAAATGCTGGGCATGATGCATGGATCTCGGTTATTATCACAGGTCTAAGCCTTCATATTATATTATGGATGATACTACAAATGGTTAGTAACCCCACAAAAGACTTGTTAAAAATCCATCAAATTTCGTTTGGTGATAAAATCGGGAATTTTTTATCGGTTATTGTTATTGGATACTTTTTTCTTTTGGCTCTTACCGTATTTCGTACTTATATAGAAGCTATACATGTATGGGTATTCCCAATGATCAAAACCTGGGAGCTTAGCATAGGGTTAGCATGTCTAATCATTTACATCATTACCGGAGGATTCCGAACATTAACGGGAATAAGCTTCCTAGGAGTGGTTCTACCTTCTCTTCTTCTGCTAACGTTATATTTTCCTTTACAATATGCTAATTTTAGAAACCTAATGCCGGTTTTTAACCATTCAATTCTTGAAATAGCCCAATCCTCTAAAGCATCTTCCCTGATATATATTGGATTTGAGACCTTGTTGATTTACTTCCCGTTTATTAAGTATCCTTCTAAATCTGCAAAATGGGCACACGGAGCATTAGCCTATACAACTTTCCTATATCTATTGGTTACATTGTTAACCTTCGTTTATTTTAGCCAAGGTCAACTTAAGCATACATTATGGCCGACATTGGTAATGACTAAGATTGTTGAAATGCCTTTTATCATCCGGTTTGAATTTATTTTTATCTTTACATGGGTTTTGGTTATACTTCCAGCCGTCTGTATTCCTATCTGGTGTTGTACGAGGATCCTAAAGAAAATAACGAAAATTAAACCAAGGAAATCATTATATACGATCATGTCATTAATATTGCTTAGCAGCATCTTGATTGATGACCATCTGGAAGTAGATGCACTAGGGAAATTCGCCTCAGAGATAGGTTTCTATTTCATATATAGCTACATACCACTTTTATTTATCATTTTTTCCATACGTAAAAGTAAATTTGAAAGCTCTCAGTATTAA
- a CDS encoding spore germination protein: protein MWNFKKQKNNSIHDLIDKVSKSDDFYQFSTESVNGLPIYFSYYKSLIDEKKMQHHLLPYIQSVEKEFEELSDLMNVIPIEDREITSDAKAFINKLTKGYIFIHLTKTPEKGILVNLSNGTKGYRDFNDSENEYSVIGPKVGFVEDLDTNLILLRRQITSDDLVFKEFTKGSLSNTRVMIGYIDGIANPQHIQTMRQRIEDLDMDVIFDSAVLDEIISDNSNTPFPLFMSTERLDRTTYMLLSGQVIVISDGSPYVIAGPTSIFNFFISPEDYYSPWSVGSFFRLIRFIGVLFSILSTPIYVAVLTHHYAIIPEDLLMPLIMSRANVPFPPILEALFLEIAIELLREAGARLPTKVGQTLGIVGGIVIGQAAVQAALTSNILLIIVALSALASFTTPTFKMTNTIRTLRFPLILLAAIWGGFGVTLGLTFIMCHLIRLKSLGTPYLAPVYPFRYRDSNDIFIRSSLSVTNKRYTFLRPLKLLRYNVKKHKDIEDDYNNE from the coding sequence TTGTGGAATTTCAAAAAACAAAAAAACAATTCAATACACGATTTGATTGATAAGGTTTCTAAATCCGATGATTTTTACCAGTTTTCCACTGAAAGCGTCAATGGATTACCCATATATTTTTCCTATTATAAGAGCCTTATTGATGAAAAGAAAATGCAACATCATCTCCTTCCATATATTCAATCTGTAGAGAAGGAATTTGAAGAGCTTTCGGATTTGATGAATGTCATACCTATAGAAGATCGAGAAATCACTTCCGATGCTAAAGCATTCATAAACAAACTGACAAAAGGCTACATTTTCATTCATTTGACGAAAACTCCCGAGAAAGGTATTTTGGTTAATCTTTCGAATGGAACGAAAGGTTATAGAGATTTTAATGATTCTGAAAATGAATATAGTGTAATCGGACCAAAGGTGGGTTTTGTCGAAGATCTTGATACAAACCTCATCCTATTGAGAAGGCAAATTACATCCGACGATCTTGTTTTTAAAGAATTTACTAAAGGATCTCTTTCAAACACTCGGGTTATGATTGGATATATTGATGGAATTGCAAATCCACAGCACATTCAGACCATGAGACAACGTATTGAGGATTTAGATATGGATGTTATATTCGATAGTGCAGTTCTAGATGAGATTATTTCTGATAACTCAAATACACCTTTTCCACTATTCATGTCTACAGAACGTTTGGATCGTACAACCTATATGCTTTTAAGTGGACAAGTAATCGTTATTAGTGACGGTTCACCTTATGTTATCGCAGGACCTACCAGTATATTTAATTTTTTTATATCACCAGAGGATTATTACTCACCTTGGTCAGTAGGGTCTTTCTTTCGATTAATACGATTTATAGGTGTCCTCTTTTCAATTTTGTCAACACCAATATATGTCGCCGTGTTAACACATCATTATGCTATCATTCCGGAAGATCTGTTAATGCCGTTAATCATGTCAAGGGCAAATGTCCCGTTCCCTCCTATACTGGAAGCTTTATTTTTAGAAATTGCAATAGAACTCTTGAGAGAGGCAGGAGCCAGACTCCCGACAAAAGTAGGCCAAACTTTGGGAATTGTCGGAGGTATTGTAATTGGTCAAGCTGCTGTCCAAGCTGCACTAACAAGTAATATATTATTAATCATCGTAGCTCTTTCAGCACTTGCTTCTTTTACTACTCCTACTTTCAAGATGACTAATACGATTCGGACATTAAGATTCCCACTTATTCTCTTAGCTGCAATTTGGGGAGGTTTTGGGGTAACCCTGGGTCTTACTTTTATCATGTGCCATCTAATAAGGTTAAAATCTCTTGGCACACCCTATTTGGCACCTGTATACCCATTCAGGTACAGAGATTCAAACGATATTTTTATTCGGTCTTCCTTAAGCGTTACGAATAAACGCTATACCTTCCTTAGACCTCTAAAGTTGCTTAGGTACAATGTCAAAAAGCATAAAGACATCGAGGATGACTATAATAACGAATAA
- a CDS encoding Ldh family oxidoreductase, whose amino-acid sequence MNFNAERLIHYVDDIFKNVGLSSEDSHIVAESLVAANLRGVDSHGVTRVPIYVKRLIEGAVNPCPDIKVIQESDATLLIDGDDGMGQVVGRKAMEIGIAKTKKSGGVHIGVTRSSHFGAGAYFVKRAVEADMVAFAMSNAPSTMAPWGGIQPYFGTNPYACGIPAGKHEPILLDMATSVVARGKIIMSAQNGTDIPTGWAIDDKGRPTTDSNAALAGSVLPFGGPKGYGIAMMIDIMSGVLTGAGFGPHINNIYGDYDKPQNVGHFFQLIDVNRFMPAELFKQRVDQMIDEIKSSPAAEGVEAIFVPGELENRIKQKRLENGIDLSEEVYEDLKKVGAECGVDIRDYENADTIR is encoded by the coding sequence TTGAATTTTAACGCTGAACGTTTGATCCATTATGTGGACGATATTTTTAAAAACGTCGGCTTGTCCTCAGAAGACAGCCACATCGTTGCAGAAAGTCTGGTCGCGGCCAATCTGCGCGGGGTCGATTCCCATGGCGTCACCCGTGTTCCAATCTATGTGAAACGCCTGATAGAAGGCGCAGTCAATCCTTGTCCGGACATCAAAGTGATCCAAGAAAGTGATGCGACTCTCTTGATCGATGGGGACGATGGCATGGGACAGGTCGTAGGTCGGAAGGCGATGGAAATCGGCATAGCTAAAACGAAGAAAAGCGGCGGCGTACATATTGGGGTCACCCGTTCCAGTCATTTTGGAGCAGGGGCATATTTTGTGAAACGAGCCGTTGAAGCGGATATGGTCGCGTTCGCGATGTCGAATGCCCCGTCGACAATGGCCCCATGGGGCGGAATCCAGCCTTACTTCGGAACGAATCCATACGCTTGTGGAATTCCAGCGGGCAAACATGAGCCGATCCTATTGGATATGGCCACGAGTGTCGTCGCAAGAGGGAAAATCATCATGTCCGCCCAGAACGGTACTGATATTCCGACTGGCTGGGCGATTGATGATAAAGGCCGTCCGACAACCGATTCGAACGCTGCATTAGCCGGATCCGTCCTGCCGTTCGGCGGACCGAAAGGATACGGGATCGCCATGATGATCGACATCATGAGCGGGGTCTTGACTGGTGCCGGCTTTGGTCCCCACATCAATAATATTTATGGAGACTATGACAAACCGCAAAATGTCGGGCATTTCTTCCAGTTGATCGATGTCAACCGCTTCATGCCGGCTGAATTGTTCAAGCAACGCGTTGATCAGATGATTGATGAAATCAAATCATCGCCAGCAGCTGAAGGGGTTGAAGCGATATTCGTTCCAGGAGAGCTCGAAAACAGGATCAAGCAAAAAAGGCTGGAGAATGGCATCGATTTATCTGAAGAAGTCTATGAAGATCTCAAAAAAGTCGGGGCGGAATGCGGCGTAGATATACGGGATTATGAGAATGCCGACACCATCCGTTGA
- a CDS encoding Ger(x)C family spore germination protein: MMNFLKILCVLLLIVGCSRNKIVEDLKLIESLGYDLEDDKIKGSASFHVHYDVPAGAPVKLLTAESETANGIFTTFTQQVPHPVEIGKTRTILMGEPFAKESIKDLISTLVRDPIIASNAKMAISEQDAAEVLNHTMTLPPFYLSDVIEQNITYGNTPQTNLHTVLNQYFGAGQDVYLPFLTLYESEKIMVDGLGIFKGDKLAMRLQDKETFLFKIIKDKNMSGTYEFISEQKEKISLKIMYGKRKIYLKNTRQEPKVNIKLDLFALIKDYPGSLDLTKKEDVDKVSTMIEKELTTKIEKLLEEFKEEQVDPMGFGDLVRSEKRGWTQERFNDQYPNLEFEIETKMNFLGSG, translated from the coding sequence ATGATGAACTTTTTAAAAATCCTATGTGTCCTGTTGTTAATAGTAGGATGCTCTAGGAATAAAATAGTCGAGGATTTAAAACTGATTGAATCATTAGGCTATGATCTTGAAGATGATAAAATAAAAGGGAGCGCTTCTTTCCATGTTCATTATGATGTACCAGCAGGGGCACCAGTAAAGCTTCTTACAGCAGAATCCGAAACTGCAAATGGAATATTTACGACGTTTACACAACAAGTACCACACCCTGTTGAAATTGGAAAAACAAGAACAATATTAATGGGTGAACCTTTTGCAAAAGAAAGCATTAAAGATTTAATTAGTACGCTTGTCAGAGATCCAATCATAGCAAGCAATGCAAAAATGGCAATATCCGAGCAGGATGCTGCTGAAGTCCTTAATCATACTATGACATTACCACCTTTTTATCTCTCTGATGTAATTGAACAAAATATAACATATGGGAATACGCCGCAAACGAACCTTCATACAGTATTAAATCAATATTTTGGTGCTGGACAAGATGTTTACTTACCGTTCTTAACTCTTTATGAATCTGAAAAGATAATGGTTGATGGTTTAGGAATTTTTAAGGGTGACAAATTGGCGATGCGCTTGCAGGATAAAGAAACGTTCCTCTTTAAGATCATTAAAGACAAAAATATGAGTGGTACTTATGAATTCATAAGCGAACAGAAAGAGAAAATCTCTTTAAAAATTATGTATGGAAAACGAAAAATCTACCTTAAAAATACTCGTCAAGAGCCAAAGGTGAACATTAAACTTGATTTGTTTGCTCTTATTAAAGATTACCCAGGGTCCCTTGATCTTACCAAGAAGGAAGATGTAGATAAAGTATCTACAATGATCGAAAAAGAATTAACCACAAAAATTGAAAAGTTATTGGAAGAGTTTAAAGAGGAACAAGTAGATCCTATGGGATTTGGAGATTTAGTTAGAAGTGAAAAGCGGGGTTGGACGCAAGAGAGGTTTAATGATCAATACCCAAATTTAGAATTTGAAATTGAAACAAAGATGAACTTTCTCGGGAGTGGGTAG